A window of Candidatus Omnitrophota bacterium genomic DNA:
TCTATTTCTATGCCGCTTATAAAATTAATGACAGCGCGCGATTTTTTTGCCGTTTTTATCCTGTCTCCCTGGAAAAGAAAATCACCCGTGCCCGCTTTTCTCCATTTTTCGCCGGAAGCCGCGCCTGAGACGGCGGACTTAGAAGCCGCGCTCATCAGGGAAACGCTCCCTTCCATTTTGCTTATCACGGCCAGCGGCGAGGCGTCGGAGGCCGGTGACGGATATGATATGACGAATAACAGCAGTGACGCGAACGCCATCCTCAAACTCTTTAACACCTGATCGCCTTCAATTATTTTCATCTGCTTATCTCCACTTCAGCGTTTTTGATTTTCAGTTTCCCCTCATTTATCGCATCCAGCGCGTCTTTAAGCAGGCCGCTGTTTATTGCAATGCCCGAAGCCGTGTAGCCCTCCAGCGCCGAAAGAACGCTGTTGTCTTTTATCTTCGCCCTGATTATCTGCCAGGCTTCATCCGCCGTATAATCCTCGGGCGCGTCTATCAGCGTTTTCTCCATGAGACTACAGTCAATTATGACGACCGCGCCTTTTTTCACTTCTATTTCTTTTATCTCACTCTTATAGCCCTCTTTTTCAAATATGAGATTATATGTCCCTCTCCTGACGTTCATCAGTTTATAAAAACCCTTATCGGAACTTTGCGTCTCGCCGGCGCTGCGGTATTCGCCTCCCGGCGTTTTTCTCATCAGCCTCACGGTAACTTTTTGCATGACATCCTTTGCCTCGCCTGAAGTGACCTGACCTTTAATGACAGCACTCCCTTTTTTTGCGCTTTCCGGCACGCCGGCGCCGGCGGCCGAGACGGATATTCTGTTTCCTGTATAGGCCTTGTCTTCCGACACATTGACGCTGATTACATCGCCTTCTATTCCTTCTACCACGGCGGATATTTTATACTGGCCCTTTATCAGTTTTTCAAATTTATACTGCCCGCCGGCGCCGCTTATGGCGTCTCTCGTAACGGGGCCTTCCAGATACAGCTTTATTCCCGGGATCCCGTTTTCCGTGCCGCTTTCAACAACGCGGCCTGTAATTTTCGGGACATTTATCCACTATTCCGGCAGATCAACGCTGAAACTCTTCGTCAGCACATTGTCCTTTGCGTTTTCGTCCGCGGCCTCTATCATGGCCGTGACTATTATATTTTCCTGATGCACCGGGCCGAACTCGAAGACAGCGGGGGTTTTTTGTGACGGCATCAGAGAATTTATCTGGGTAAAACCCGAAAGGATGCCGCCCACGAAAAGATTCAGCTTAACGGCCGTTTCGCTCTGATTCCCCATATTGCTCACTTCGGCTTTCACTATCACCTTATTCGGAGGCGAGCTCATAGGATCGTATTCCAGCCCGGTAACGGCAAGGTTCCTGTATGAAACCGACAGCGCCTCTTTTTTCAGAGTGAAGGCGTATATGTCGGAAGACGCTACCCTGCTGCCGTCGGACGAGAGCCCCACCACCTTCCAGTAGTACTGGGTGCCGCCGGAAAGCCGCTGTCTGTCTTCCGGCGGATTAAGAGGATACTGCGCGTAAGAAGCAGGCGTCTCAAGCGTCCACAGCGGATTATAAAAAGATCTCTCATCCGCCACACGCACCCTGTATTTAGTCGCTCCGCTTGCCACCCATCGGAAGGTAACGGGCTTATCCAAAAGATCCGTGACGCCGTCGTAGGGATATGTGAGAGTGATAACGGGAGAATACACCGTAAAGGATTTAGACTCGTCAAAAGCCACAACGCTCCCGGCCACAACAAGTTCCGCGCGGAAACGATACAGCCCGGGCCCGTTGTAAAAAGACATCGGTATATTCCTGAGCGACGCGGCGCCGGCCCCGACATTGCCTTCGGTGGAATTGCTGTCATGATAAAACACCTGCGCGCCGGAGGGGTTTTTGATATAGAATTTGTAATAGATCCTGTCAGGCGAATATGCCGCGCTGCAGTAGCTCTCTATCCTGAGATTTATTTTCTCACTCGATGAGAAAAAAGTCCTCGCGGCGCCGGCGCTGTCCGTGACGGCGGTTTTTGTTATTAAAACACTGCCCGCGAAAGCGCACGTAACCGTAAACATCGCCGCGGCCGCCAAGGCCGGGAACAGAGCGCGTGAAATCTTTATTTTCCCCATGTTATTTTACCTTCCGCCCTTCCCCGCCGGCGGGCTTCTTCTCTTTTTTTAAAAGGCTCTTTTCCACCGCCTTTCTCAGCATGGCGCAGATAACGTCGGAGTTCTTGTCTTCGGCGAACATGAGCGCGGTATAACCGAGATTGTCATGGATGTGGGGATCCGCACCTTTTGCCAGCAGCATTTTTACCGCCGAGGTGGAGCATTCAACAGAAGCCCATATGAGAGCCGTCCAGCCGTTTTTGTCACGAGTATCTATGCCGGCGCCGTTTGCGATGAGAAGTTCCGCGCAATCAAGAGCGTTGAACCTTATGGCTCTCATGAGAGCCGTCCTGCCGAACCAGTCGCAGTCGTTAATATCCGCGCTTTTCTTTATCTCTCTCTCCAGTCTTTTCGCGTCATCCCTTTTCAGGATAGCAGAGCTTATGCCCGCGGCAAAAACGCCCTGCGCGCAAAACACAATAAGCGAACAAACCGCGAATCTCTTGATCAATGTCATTATCTCACCACCCCTATCTTACCCTTGTATTTTCTGACGCCGCCGGAAGCGTCCGTGAGCTCCAGTGTGTAGAAATAAACGCCGCTTGCCACATCCTGACGGTCATTATTTCTAAGATCCCATATAAATTCATAACCCGTCAGGGAATCCGCCCGTGTAAAAGCGATGAAATCGCGGGTATCCCTCACCAGCTCGCCGGTTATCGTGTATATTTTAAGGTCGGCTCCGTAACTGGAGCCTATATAGCTTATATGCACACCTGCTTCATTCGTTTTCAATTCAATAAAAGGATTCGGCCAGCAGTAAACCTCGGCGCTGACCGGGAATGTGAACTTCACCGTCGCGGAGGCGCCGCCTGAAAGAATGAGCGTTTCGCTGTTTGAATACCTGCTCCCGTCCCATGCCCTTGCGCTGTATCTGCCCGGTATAAGATTCCCCATGCGGAAAGAACCGTCGGCGGCGACGGGTATTCTCATCACTTTTCTGCCCGCGCTTATCTCGACAAAGGCGTACTCCGAAGTGGCCCGCGGCATTATAAGGCCTGCCGCCGCGCGTATGCTTGAGGCGCTCAGGCCCAAAACCATACCCTGCACAATAGACAGATCAAAATTAATGCCGAGAGTAAAATTAAAGGCCGCGGTGCCGTTTGAGGCCTGTTTTTCAGCCGAGGATTCAAGACCGCCCGCGCCCGTCCATGTGGCGCGCACCGTGTAGATGCCTATATCAAGGCCTATAACAGTATAACTGCCGTTTATCGTCGTAAAAGGCACGCCCGTGGACAATCCCGCGGCATAGGCCTCAACATAAACTCCGGTCAGCGGCGTCCCGTCCTTCTGCGTGACGATGCCCGAAATAAAATCAAGAGGCGAAACGGTCACAACCTGCTGGCCCGTTATGAGCGCATCCCCTGTATCCGTCACCCTGACATAACAGTTGTAAAGTTCGCCCTTCTCCAGGAAAACGGCACCGGTGAAAACATGAGCCCCGCTATCGGCGCTTGTGAAACTGTAATCCGCCGGCAAGGACACCATGGCATTCGCGCCGGCATAGGAACCGTCCATGATCTTGCTCTCAAAAGTAACGGCGCCCGCGTAAGATGTGTCGGTCACGCCGAGAGCGTTCTTCACCTCAACCGTAAAATCGCTGCTGACACCCGCGGTTATGGGGCTTGTTATACCGTAAACTTTCAAAACCGGCTGGGCTCCGGCTGAAGCCGCCGCGGAGACTTCTCCCGAAACATTACCCGCGCTGTCTTTCACTTTTATGTAGAATGTGTAGGCGCCGCCGGGAACAAGGCCGCTGACGGTCAGCGCTTCCGTTGTGCCAGGCACTATGTCTTTAATAATATCCGGCATTGTCGTGGCCGAGGCTCCCGTCACATACCTTATCATCTGCGCGCCGCCGGGAATTGCCCCGACCGTTCCGTCATCGCCGGGATTAGTCCATGAAAGTTTTACTGCGCCTTTGATATTCGCCGTTTCAGCCGTGAAAGCGCTCACGGCAGAAGGCGCCGTCAGATCCGGTTCGGCTGTAAAGGCCGATGTCTCATAAAAGGCCGTTGAATATGCGTCGCTGTTCAAGGCGCTGACCCTGACATAGTATGTTGTTTCACTCAAAAGAGGAGTTATCTGATAGGAAACATCCGTCGTCGTGGCATAATCCGTGACGGAAAAATCCCCAGCCGTTGACCACTCTATATCGTAATCCGTGCCGGCGGGATTGCCGTTGGCGGACCAATCCAGCGTCACCGCGCAGGAAGTGACCGTCACGGTGAAAGCCGACGGCGCATTCGCCAGAGTATAGACGGCGGCAGGAATTGAGGCGTTTTCCCCTGCGGTATTATACGAAACCAGATATCTGTAATTTTCGGTGTTTACGCCGAGCACCGTTTCCAGATAAAAAGTCGCGCCCGCGGGAAGCGTCTGCACAACTGCATCAGACGAATTCTTAAGATAAAAACCGTCTTCATTGGAAGAATTGACCGTCCATGTCCACATGATAGACGAGGCGCTCTGCGCGGCGCCTGAAAACACCGTCGGAGCGGCGGGCGTGGAAACAACCACTTCCGCGGCCGCCGTCATCGCTGCCACGCTGTCATAAGAAGTAATAACGCCCCACCCGTTCCGAGCGCACACCCTCAGGTAATAAGTGGTTTCCGCGCTCAGTGATACAAAAGTAAAGTACGCCGTAGATGTCGCGATTATCCAGCCGCTGTTTCCGTCGGGAGAAACAAATGCCGGGGATGTGTCGCACTCTGTATAATACTCCGTTCCCCCGGGATTGCCATTGATCGACCATGTCAAAGTCACGCTGCCGCTTGATACAGACGAAACATAACTTCCCGACGGGGGATTGGCAAAGGTGTAGACCAGAGAACCCGCCGCGGCACTTGACCCGGACGCATTATAAGCTTCCGCATATCTATAATAGCTCGTATTGACATTCAACCCGCTTTCCAGCCAGTAAGTTGTATTGGAGGCAAGTCCGGCGACAACGCCGCCCGTCGCCG
This region includes:
- a CDS encoding ankyrin repeat domain-containing protein, which gives rise to MTLIKRFAVCSLIVFCAQGVFAAGISSAILKRDDAKRLEREIKKSADINDCDWFGRTALMRAIRFNALDCAELLIANGAGIDTRDKNGWTALIWASVECSTSAVKMLLAKGADPHIHDNLGYTALMFAEDKNSDVICAMLRKAVEKSLLKKEKKPAGGEGRKVK
- a CDS encoding carboxypeptidase-like regulatory domain-containing protein yields the protein MVEGIEGDVISVNVSEDKAYTGNRISVSAAGAGVPESAKKGSAVIKGQVTSGEAKDVMQKVTVRLMRKTPGGEYRSAGETQSSDKGFYKLMNVRRGTYNLIFEKEGYKSEIKEIEVKKGAVVIIDCSLMEKTLIDAPEDYTADEAWQIIRAKIKDNSVLSALEGYTASGIAINSGLLKDALDAINEGKLKIKNAEVEISR